From one Bombus affinis isolate iyBomAffi1 chromosome 9, iyBomAffi1.2, whole genome shotgun sequence genomic stretch:
- the LOC126920350 gene encoding uncharacterized protein LOC126920350 isoform X1 produces MELLQRTNDRFREGVPVRVVRVESLTTMWVRLAGCPKITQTLNLEMMEHPMEHLPKAKSLRAGMLVAVLADFKDASAWERAILLQRTMTGYIVFLIDWGLESEQCLDSIRLLPRNLAKMAPWARKIVLPGVREQPKQGKRHRVAQCTMLRRTGSLINIDPSPGEAITARLLLDREPGESPRDMAAYWLELGYLDPQ; encoded by the exons ATGGAACTTTTACAACGTACGAACGATCGGTTTCGAGAAGGAGTTCCTGTTCGAGTGGTTCGAGTCGAATCACTTACCACCATGTGGGTCCGTTTGGCTGGATGTCCAAAGATAACCCAAACACTGAATTTAGAGATGATGGAACATCCCATGGAGCACTTGCCCAAGGCGAAAAGTTTGAGAGCAGGCATGCTCGTCGCCGTGCTAGCAGATTTCAAAGACGCTAGCGCTTGGGAAAGAGCCATTCTCTTGCAACGGACCATGACTGGTTACATCGTTTTTCTAATCGATTGGGGATTAGAAAGCGAGCAATGTCTCGATTCAATACGGTTGTTGCCACGAAATTTGGCAAAAATGGCACCCTGGGCGAGAAAAATCGTCCTGCCAG GTGTACGAGAGCAACCGAAACAAGGGAAGAGACATCGAGTGGCCCAATGTACCATGTTGAGGCGAACGGGGAGTCTAATCAACATCGATCCTTCTCCAGGAGAAGCAATAACGGCAAGGTTGCTGCTGGATCGAGAGCCGGGTGAATCCCCAAGAGATATGGCAGCATACTGGCTGGAGTTGGGTTACCTCGATCCCCAATAA